tggttgggattggactttgagggtgtatgatgtcactgtgaggagatgctgatgaaggagacagctggcagacaagaggatatgtgacaatatgaggaggggagaaaacgtgagacagaggggggaatagaagaggaagaaatagaagaagaaaaaaaaggacaaaaaaagaagaaaggctgtgcatttatacagtgggatagagagagaaaaaaaaacgggggGGAGGGGTAAAGTGGAAGCAGACAGTAACATTGTAAACGCTACAAGTGTGCGCGCTGCgagatagaaagaaaagttacctgtttgagatagatcattagttaccatatcaatacagccacggtgttacttcccggtcgcggtaaagttgtccattaacgaagagtttatccaccgtgatgacagctcggcatccctcgttgatgaacttcctccgaacagggaataggcgtcggcgcctgtcgaggatttctcgggggaattgatcgttgacgctgaagtccgtccccttcagctcccgacctcggcccttcacctgttccttctgcttgaaatgttcaaatttcgccacgatgggtctcggcctacggttctctggcttcttggctcccaagcggtgaacgcggtgaaaagtgatgttttggatggcgtccgctgggagtttgagttgttgcgccatgaaggccctcaccgcttcttccgggtcctcctcagatttttcgggAATTCCCGCGAAGACCAGATTGTCCCTCATGCTCCGGGCCTGGAGGTCTAGAATCGTCTCCTTCATGGTCTTGTTTTCCTGGACGAGTTGTGAAACTCCGTCGGTGAGGGACTTCACCGACTCGCGGAGGGTGGCGTTCTCCGTAACCAAGGAGACGATCTGGTTTTGGCTGAATTCCAGAGATTCACGGATGGCCTGGAATTCTTTGTGAAGTACCTCGACGAGAGCGAGGCGGCCGTCCAGGCAAATCAGCCTCTTGTCGATGGACTCAAGGATGTCTTTGATGTCAGTGCCTGGCGGAGATATTCCTCCAGGTGAGTCTTCTGGACGGCTCCGTTTGGGGTTTGGTGTCTTCGGTGATTTTCCCATAACTACACGTTCGAAGCACCCGTCGATGTActcctccagatcttccagtttGGGTTGGTTAGGCGTCTAAGGTGTTTAATTTGCTGGTTTTGTGTCGAGATACTTTGCGGATGTTTTAATAGttgattgtttgtctttttttttccgagCGCTATGTTCCGCTTGTCTGTATTCCGCGCGTCACGCACACTCTCGCGAGATTACAGCATCACGTCACGTCACCATCCACGGAACCTTTATGTTACCGTTATGTTCTTGTCCAATATGGTGGACTTTTCATCGCGTATATAGGAGGCATTCTTCTTTAGCTTCCTGTCTAGGCAGCAGCCTAGTAAGGCCTGAATAAATTGCACCATCTGCTGGCTGCCAACATGTAGTGCAGGCCACGGTGCCTCCTTCACTGATGGTTGACTCTGTGGATgctaatgcaatatttcctgtgAAGGCGGGCGGGGTCAGAtcaaacagaagaagaagacggtGCCTCAGAAAGTCACGATAGCAAAGATCCCGCGAGCCAAGAAGAAATACGTCACACGGGTGTGCGGCCTGGCAACGTTTGGTAAGTGTTTGCACTTGTCTGAATGATGTCCCTTTTAGGAGGTGACttgaaatgtaaacatgtgGTGTCTGCTGCAGATATCGACCTCAAAGAGGCTCAGCGCTTCTTTGCGCAGAAATTCTCTTGCGGTGCCTCCGTCACGGCTGAGGATGAAATAATCATTCAGGGAGATTTCACAGACGACATCATCGACGTCATTCAAGAGAAGTGGCCCGAGgtcagtgggttttttttgtttgtttgttgaccccacctcccacccccaccacctTCAAAGTCTCTCTTCATGATTCCAAACATGAAACactattattacattatatattCCAAACATGGCCTCACATCTGAAGAGTTACAAGCTactgtaatcccttgtttatcacggttaattggtaccggacccaactgtgataagttgCAACCACACTTTACATACACGTCGGAAGAACACAAACGTTTCTTTTCTCACAATCTGAAATGAAATCAAACTTTTCTCGTTTTAGATCATTTAGACTTACCAAAGTTATTGCAATTTGCTAAATGCTTCAGTTACAAGAGAGAATATTTTAAAGAGGTTTTTATTTGCCGTCATCGTCACAAGGTGTTTAGCTTTGGCACGGGGGTGGATTTGCACATTTTGGACCAcaatgcagtggtgtgaaaaagtgtttgcccccttcctgatttcttcatgtttgtcacacttaaatgttccagatcatcaaacaaattaaaatattagtcaatgacaacacaactgaacacaaaatacagtttttaaatgaaacttattattaagggagaaaaaagatccaaccctacatggccctgtgtgaaaacgtgatACCTCCCCCACCCTACCCCATCCGTTAAAACATaagtgagatgaattgagatctatcagtgtggaaaaggttataacgccatttctaaagctttgggactccagccaacaacagtgagagccattatccacaaatgtccacaacatggaacagtggtgaaccttcccaaccaaaacgaccccaagagcgcatcgacatccgagaggtcacaaaagaccccacgacagcatccaaagaagtgcaggcctcacttgcctcagttaaggtcagagttcatgactccaccataagaaagacactgggcaaaaacggcctgcctGGCAGAGTTCCAGTTttttgaaggtgtgtgtcccatgacatctggcgtaaaagtaatcgcatttcatcatagcaacagtaaaatatggtggtggtagtgtgatggtcttcaggacctggaagacttgctgtgataaatggaagcatgagttgtgctgaaggagaatgtccggccatctgttggtgacctcaagctgaaagcaacgtgggttctgcagcaggacaatgatccaaaacacaccagcaagtccacctctgattggatgaagactttggagtggtctagtccaagtcctgacctgaatcctattgagatgctgtggcatgaccttcaaaaggaaaagcctccaatgtggctgaatgacaacaattctgctaaatccCTCCCCAgcactggaagagactcattgtaagttatcacaaacgcttgattgcagttgttgctgctaaggggggcccaaccacttattaggggccatgtagctttggattgtttttctcccttaatactaaaaagtttcatttaaaaagtgcataaagtgtctagttgtgttgtcattgactaatacagggtcaggcaaaatgatctgacacatttgtaggttaaataaaacgCAAATGAAGTAAAGAaattagtgtttttattttggaaaagtacatatagtgccattcattttcattatgttttaaaaatgaaatcagtcaaatgggatccattattgtccacacactcaatgcagatccagtagctgtgaagttggtaaccataacaagatggtgctTGGAGCTGGtagggatcatgtctaccaagattgaggtgcaaacggaacgctcgttgtgttgcagttccAGATtcctttgttttgataaacgtttccacaatgaaagcgcgatgctcaccagtccaatttatggcagcaactgaaaaagaaactaaaaacaagaaaaatgacattatatgtacttttcaaaaagaaaaacacttttttgtttctttactttgccttttatttaacctacaaatgtgtcagatcactTTGCCTGGCCccgtatttacatttgtttgatctgagacatttaagtgtgacaaacatgcgcaaaaaaaaaaaagacatcaggaagggggcaacacttcttcacaccactgtatgtcaaaTAGTTGAAAGTATAGTAGGTAAGTTTGTATGAGAAATGATAGAtaatttattcatctccaagacaaATATCTGTTGGTCCAGATATGCTAAGCCAGgggagtccaaactttttccacggaAGACCACATTCGGAAAAGAGCAAAGGATGCTGGGGGCCTGTTTGATATCaataaaggctaaaaaaaaaaaaagtcaataaaaatgttttttatttgtcacaCTATTTCTACAACATatcacgggccaataaaaaaaatgagctcTGTGCTAAGcaatcaaatactgtatatatactttttttgtttatttagttgTTTTCATTGTGGAActcattgtttttaatgttgtgaTGTGGAATATgtcaaatgtttttggaataaacCACAGGCACCTGTAAGTAGCATAGTGCATATCAAGTGGTAGTTTGCTACGTGAGCTAGCGTGGATGCCATTGTCATCATGTTAGTGACACGTAGCGCAATGGCGGTAAAAGTACTTGATGCAAAAAAAGTAACGTGATGCGTGTTTCCTTCAGGTGGATGACGACAGCATCGATGACCTCGGCGAGGTGAAGAAGTGAAAGACCAAATGTGCACTTTTACTGAGAACGGATGTGACGTGTAAACAGCGACAACATGGCCAAATGTACACATGACGTCATTTTATACCTAATTTTATTTGACTGTACATAAAACGCTGCACACCTGGCCActcaacttgattttttttgcatttttttttttgtttttatccgCTCTCTCTCTGGTTTGCCAAAGGTAACGTGAAGCGTCTCCTGAATCGAGTCAAACTAACATATCACCCTCACCGTGTACACTTGCTCCATTTTTGCTCTGTTCTTCAACACATTA
This Dunckerocampus dactyliophorus isolate RoL2022-P2 chromosome 17, RoL_Ddac_1.1, whole genome shotgun sequence DNA region includes the following protein-coding sequences:
- the denr gene encoding density-regulated protein isoform X2, which gives rise to MATTEMDSESRTDQETAVQPDSKYPLKVLYCGVCSLPTEYCEYMPEPAKCRQWLEKNFPDVFARMTLAKAPKQDPDAGDALPAGEEEEKKKQKRGGRGQIKQKKKTVPQKVTIAKIPRAKKKYVTRVCGLATFDIDLKEAQRFFAQKFSCGASVTAEDEIIIQGDFTDDIIDVIQEKWPEVDDDSIDDLGEVKK
- the denr gene encoding density-regulated protein isoform X1; translated protein: MATTEMDSESRTDQETAVQPDSKYPLKVLYCGVCSLPTEYCEYMPEPAKCRQWLEKNFPDVFARMTLGPAAKAPKQDPDAGDALPAGEEEEKKKQKRGGRGQIKQKKKTVPQKVTIAKIPRAKKKYVTRVCGLATFDIDLKEAQRFFAQKFSCGASVTAEDEIIIQGDFTDDIIDVIQEKWPEVDDDSIDDLGEVKK